From the Brachybacterium sillae genome, the window GCGACCGATCATCCGCAGCGTCACGAGGACGCCGAGGACCTGCTGGTGCTGGAGCCACTCTCCCTGGCACCGCAGTACAGCGGGGAGCTGCCGCCGCTCGCGCGGGACTGGGCGCAGGAGGTCCGCTCCGCCCCTGACCGGCTGATGGTCACCCTGCCGGCATGGTCGGGCCCGGCACCCGACACCTCGACCGTCCCCACCGCGGTCGGTGCGGACGGGCGCCCCCTGCTGCTGGTCGACGAGGACGGCCTGGACCGTCTCCCTGCCGCCCTCGCGGTGTGGGCCGCGGGGGGCGTGATCATCGGCCCGTCCGCGGGTCTGTCCCACCGCTCCCGACGCGATGAGGGCCTGGAGGGGCTTGGGGAGGCTCGGCCGACGGGCACCGGGAGCTGAGACGACGATCCACGGGCCCGGCACTCCACCGCACACCCGTTGGCGCACCGCGTGTCAGCCCTCCGCGCGAAGGGTGCGCACAGCCTCCTCCGGGTCGCCGTCGAAGACCACGGTGCCCTTGCGCAGCAGGACGATGCGGGAGCACAGGCGCTCGAGCATGTCCAGCTCGTGCGACACGATGATCATGGTGCGGCCCTGGGCCTGCAGCTCCTGGATCCGCGCGATGCATTTGCGCTGGAACGGTTCATCGCCGACGGAGAGGATCTCGTCGACCAGGAAGATGTCCGGATCGGTGTGCACCGCCACCGAGAAGGCGAGCCGCAGGAACATACCCGAGCTGTAGTACTTCACATCGGTGTCGATGAACTGCTCGATCTCGCTGAACGCGACGATGTCATCGAACCGGGCATCGATCTGCTCGCGGGTCATCCCGAGGATCGCGCCGTTGAGGTACACGTTCTCACGGCCGGAGAGGTCCGGATGGAAACCGGCACCGACCTCGATCAGGCCCGCCACGCGGCCTCGCAACATGACGCGTCCCTCATCGGGGAACAGCACCCCGCTGATCGTCTTCAGCAGGGTCGACTTGCCGGAGCCGTTGTACCCGATGAGCCCGACCGTCTCCCCCGCCCGGACGGAGAGGTCGACATGGTCGAGGGCCAGGAACGTATCCCCCAGCGGTTTGCGCTGCAGTGCGGAGAACACCAGTTCCTTCAGGGAACGGTTGTGCCGCAGGGAGAACCGCTTCGTCATCTGCTCCACCCGCACCATCTCGCGGGCATCCGGTGTCGGCTCCGGCCGGTTCGTGGTCTCGATCTGCACGCGCCTCAGAGCTCCTGGGCGAAGCGGCGCTTGGACCGTTCGAACACGAAGGTGCCGACGGCGAAGGTGGCGGCGGCGATGAGCAGCCCCACCCACCACAGCCCCGCCGCGTCGGTGCTCGCGAAGCTCGGATCGGCCGCCACAGCGGTGCGGGTGCTCGGCAGGTAGCGCCAGAACGCCGTGTGGAACAGCTCCACCACGATGGTCAGCGGGTTCAGTACGTACAACCACCACCACAGGGTGCCGCCGATGGCCTCCTCCACCAGAGCGATCCGATACATGATCGGGCTGAGCCAGGTGGCGACCATGACGATCAGGTCCACGAAGTTCTCCACGTCGCGGAAGGCCGCATTGAAGGCAGCGGTCAGCAACCCCAGGCCGACGGTGAAGACCACCAGGATCAGCAATCCCAGCAGCAGTGCGCCGATCTCCACCGGCCCCGGACGCCAGCCGAACAGGGCCGCGCCCACCACCAGCACCAACAGCTGCGGCAGGAAATGCACCAGGGCCACCAGCATGCTGGACCAGGGGAACAACTCCGCGGGCAGATAGATCTTCGACACCAACGGCGCGTTGCCGGTGATGGATCGGGTGGCGTTGCCGAACACCTCCCCGAAGAGGTTGATCACCACGATCCCGGAGAACAGATAGACGGCGTACGCCTCATCACCCTTGGACAGCTGCAGGAAGACCCCGAGCGCGATGTAGAACACCACGAACTGCACGGCGGGTTTGACGTAGCTCCACAGCATGCCCAGCACGCTGCCGCGGTACCGCACCCGCAGTTCCTTCCGCACCAGAAGGCGCAGCAGGAAGCGCTGGGTGATCGGGTTCAGCCAGCCGTCGTCCTGCCCGGGGGCGCGCCACCCCTCGGCCTGTTCGGCGCGGCTGGGTACCCGGGCCGCGGGGCGCGTCGCGGGGGTGCTCACCGGGCCTGGTCGCCGTCACGGCGCGGCGCGGGATTCGCGGCGAACGTGCGCTCCCAGGCGGCGAACGACGTGATCTCCGGGGCGGCCTCACGGTAGCGGCGGCGAAGACTCTCCCACTGGCGGTACAGCTGCACGTGGGTGCCGACGGCCCGCGAGAGCATCGACCGGACCTGATCGGGCCGGCGCTTGTACCAGGCCACCTGGGTCCCCTCGGCGTTGGAGACGAGAACGCTGTCGTAGTGCGACAGCAGCCACCAGCGGGCGTCCTGGTGCGGCACTGCGGCCTGAGGATGCTCCGCCGAGCGCTCCGTCGGCGGCACCGCCAGCTGTTTCACCAGCGTCTTCGCGGTCCAGGCGGGGAGCAGGGCGCGGCCGGGCTGGCTGAAACCGCGCCCTTTCCGCGGGGGCTTGTCGACGCGGATCTCCGGGTAGTCGTCGATGTCGCGAGCCATCGAGGCGTCGTCGTACTCGGCGGCCATGGCGCGGATCAGCGGCAGGCGGGTGCCGATCTCGTCGTGCAGCACCTCCGGTCCGCGCAGCACGTCCTGCTGTGCCAGTAGACGGCCGGCCTCGGTGTAGTACTGCATGGAGATCAGGTGCTTCACGTCCATGAACTGCGATTCCTTCACCACGCGGCCGCCGCGTGGGTACGGGGAGTGCAACAGGGCCGTGATGATGCGGTTGCGCTCATGGAAGTAGGCCTGCCAGCCGACGAGGTCGTCCTTGTCGACCCAGCTGACATGCCACACGCCCGCGCCCGGGAGGGAGACGGTGGGATATCCGGCGTTCTTCGCCCGCAGGCCGTATTCGGCGTCGTCCCATTTGATGAACACCGGCAGAGACAGGCCGATCTCCCGCACCACCTGGGTGGGGATCAGGCACATCCACCAGCCGTTGTAGTCGACGTCGGTGCGGCGGTGCAGCCAGGGGGTGGACCGCAGGGGGTCGAGGGCGAAGTCGTGGCCGAGCGTGGCCTCCTGCGAGGGCAGTGACGGCTGGATGCGCCAGCGGTCGACGATCTCACCGAAGGTGTGCAGCACCGAACGGTTGTTGAGGTCGAACATGTGGGCGCCGACCAGCGTGGGCCGGGTGCAGAAGTCCGCGAAGGTGGTCAGGCGCAGCAGCGACTCGGGCTCGATCACGATGTCGTCGTCGCAGTTCACCACGTACGTGGAGCGACGGGCGACGGCCGCCTCGTACATGCCGCGGGAGAACCCGCCCGAGCCGCCGATGTTCCCCTGCTCGATGATGGTGAGCTGATCTCCGAGCTCTCGCTGCAGCGGCGCGAGCCGGTCGGGGTGGTCCTGCAGGCGATCGGACCCCTGATCCACCACGTACATCGTGTCGAGCACCGCACGGATGTCCTCGCTCTCGGCGATCGTGCGGATGTTGTCGAGGCAGTACTCGACCTTGTTCATCGTGGTCATGGCCAGCGAGATCCGGCCCTCGGCGCGTGCCAGCGCAGCATCGGCGGTCCACTCCGCACTGCGCACGACGAGGTCGTCCACCCCGGCGTGGACGTCGAACCAGTACCACCCGCCGTCGCCGAAGGAGGCCAGGGAGAGGTCCACGACGGTCTCCGTCTCCCCTTCGACGACACGAAAATCGACCCGCTGGATCGCACCG encodes:
- a CDS encoding glycosyltransferase is translated as MTSTTGPTGTVPQGERRLLQRLLLPLEATPDIVPLYIEQDTARSGASGGSFGLGSAERSAVKEKAAEAARLSASGRSQVELDQLQARHSVLVPARAMRSFGTYFNAFPASYWRRWTPVREVRLTIRTSGPGRIVIQRSTARGAIQRVDFRVVEGETETVVDLSLASFGDGGWYWFDVHAGVDDLVVRSAEWTADAALARAEGRISLAMTTMNKVEYCLDNIRTIAESEDIRAVLDTMYVVDQGSDRLQDHPDRLAPLQRELGDQLTIIEQGNIGGSGGFSRGMYEAAVARRSTYVVNCDDDIVIEPESLLRLTTFADFCTRPTLVGAHMFDLNNRSVLHTFGEIVDRWRIQPSLPSQEATLGHDFALDPLRSTPWLHRRTDVDYNGWWMCLIPTQVVREIGLSLPVFIKWDDAEYGLRAKNAGYPTVSLPGAGVWHVSWVDKDDLVGWQAYFHERNRIITALLHSPYPRGGRVVKESQFMDVKHLISMQYYTEAGRLLAQQDVLRGPEVLHDEIGTRLPLIRAMAAEYDDASMARDIDDYPEIRVDKPPRKGRGFSQPGRALLPAWTAKTLVKQLAVPPTERSAEHPQAAVPHQDARWWLLSHYDSVLVSNAEGTQVAWYKRRPDQVRSMLSRAVGTHVQLYRQWESLRRRYREAAPEITSFAAWERTFAANPAPRRDGDQAR
- a CDS encoding TIGR03089 family protein, translating into MTTVTLRRGDDLLRVWEGLGPRPALVWYGADGRIELSGHVLANWVTKAIGHLHDEVMLAPGATVQLDLPPHWRRMVLALASWSLGAQVVLGAADTDPEADPAQGEVVATDHPQRHEDAEDLLVLEPLSLAPQYSGELPPLARDWAQEVRSAPDRLMVTLPAWSGPAPDTSTVPTAVGADGRPLLLVDEDGLDRLPAALAVWAAGGVIIGPSAGLSHRSRRDEGLEGLGEARPTGTGS
- a CDS encoding ABC transporter permease, encoding MSTPATRPAARVPSRAEQAEGWRAPGQDDGWLNPITQRFLLRLLVRKELRVRYRGSVLGMLWSYVKPAVQFVVFYIALGVFLQLSKGDEAYAVYLFSGIVVINLFGEVFGNATRSITGNAPLVSKIYLPAELFPWSSMLVALVHFLPQLLVLVVGAALFGWRPGPVEIGALLLGLLILVVFTVGLGLLTAAFNAAFRDVENFVDLIVMVATWLSPIMYRIALVEEAIGGTLWWWLYVLNPLTIVVELFHTAFWRYLPSTRTAVAADPSFASTDAAGLWWVGLLIAAATFAVGTFVFERSKRRFAQEL
- a CDS encoding ABC transporter ATP-binding protein — translated: MVRVEQMTKRFSLRHNRSLKELVFSALQRKPLGDTFLALDHVDLSVRAGETVGLIGYNGSGKSTLLKTISGVLFPDEGRVMLRGRVAGLIEVGAGFHPDLSGRENVYLNGAILGMTREQIDARFDDIVAFSEIEQFIDTDVKYYSSGMFLRLAFSVAVHTDPDIFLVDEILSVGDEPFQRKCIARIQELQAQGRTMIIVSHELDMLERLCSRIVLLRKGTVVFDGDPEEAVRTLRAEG